CGCGGTCGACCGCGCCGACGACGCGCCCGAACAGTGCGATCGGATGCACGCGCCCCGGGGGCTCCGAGAACCCCGCGTCGAGGGCCGCGGCCGTCCCGACGACAGCGAGCGCGGTCAGTCCCATCGCCGTGCGACGACCGACGGCAGTTCCCGAAGCGACACCTCGTCCACGGCGACGAACCGCGCTCCCGCGTCGACGGCCCCGCCGTCCGTCGCCGGGTCGTCGCCGACGTGGACCAGCCGGTCGACCGGGACGCCGAGCCCGTCGGCGACCGTCTCGAACGCCCGCGCGTCGGGCTTGCGCCGTCCGCAGGCGACGCTGGAGACGACGGCGTCGAACGCGGCCTCGTTGACGGCCGACCGCGCCAGCGACCGCGCGACGAGCCCGGCAACGCTGCAGTTCGAGAGGACACCGACGGGGTGCTCCTCGCTCAGCGCGGCGACCGCCTCGGTGGCGCCGGGGCGCGTCTCGACCGGACGGTCGAACGCCGCGCGGACCGCGACGGCGGCGTCGTCGACGAACGCGCGCGGCTCGCGCCCGGGGTCGCGGCTCGCCAGCGCCGCCGCGACGTGGTGGTGCAGGGGGCGCTCGACGCCGTCCTCGTACTCCAGGTGCGCCTCGCGATACGCGTCGGCCCAGTCGCCGGGGACGGCGACGCCGCGCGCGCGCAGCTCGTCGGCGACGGCGGCGGCCGGGTCGTCGGGCGGCTCCACGTCGACGAGCGTGCCGAACAGGTCGAACGAGACGGCGGCGACGCCGTCGCCGGGTTCCCGGTCCGTCCCGTCGCCGCGTTTCCGGTCCGCTCCGTCGTCGACGGCGCCGCCGGCCCCCATCTCAGATCGCCTCCAGGAACGCGTCGAACGCACCGCTCTCGGGGTGGACGTGCGCGTACGTGCCGAGCGTCCGGTGCTCGGTCAGGCCGTCCAGCCCGTCGGCGATGCCGTCGCCGCGGACCACCTCGAAGGCGAACCGGGCGTCGTCGGCGACATCGGCCGAGGAGTAGTGGAACTCGTGGCCGCGCAGCGTCCCGCCCTCGCGGGCGGTGAGCGTGTCGCCGCGGGCGCGAAGCTCGACGTGGTCGAGCGCCTGATATCGGTCGTGCATCCGTACGTCGGCGGGGAGCACGCCCGCCATCTCGTGGGTGTCGCCGTCGGCGGTCGTCAGCGTCTCCGAGAGCGCCATCAGCCCGCCGCACTCGCCGAGGACGGGCAGCCCGTCGGCCGCCCGGTCCGCGAGGTCGTCGAGGGCGTCGCTGTCGGCCAGCGCGGGCGCGTGGAGTTCGGGGTAGCCGCCGGGGAGGTACACCGCGTCGCAGTCGGGGAGGGCGTCGCCGCGCGTCGGCGCGAACGTGACGACCTCGGCCCGCTCGCGTAGGCGTTCCAGCGTCGCGGGGTAGCGGAACGCGAAGGCGGCGTCGTCGGCGACGGCGACGCGATTCCCGGTCGGGGGGCGGGACGCACGCTCGGACGGCCGCGGCGGCTCGCGCGCCAGTCCCGCCAGCGCCTCGCTGTCGAGGTGGTCGGCGGCCGCATCGAGCGCCTCGGTCGGGAGCGGCGACTCCTCGCCCATGTGGAGCCCGAGGTGGCGGTCCGGGATCTCCAGATCGGAGTTCGGCGGGACCCGCCCGAGGTAGGCCATCGCGTCGGGCAGCGCCTCGCGGACGCCCCGCTCGTGGCGGCCGCCGTGGGCGCGCTGGGCGATCACGCCCGCGACCTCGATGTCGCGGCCGGCGTGGGCGGCGTACTCGCGAAAGCCCAGTGCCGTCGCGGCGACGCTCTCCATCCCCGCGCTCGCGTCGACGACGAGCACGACCGGCAGATCGAGGAGGTCGGCGACCATCGCGGTGCTCGACCCGTCGCCGTCGTACAGGCCCATCACGCCCTCGACCACGCACAGGTCGCCCTCGCCGCGATGGTAGTTCCGCCGGAGGCCCGCCTCGCCCTGCATCCAGGCGTCGAGCGTCCGCGAGGGGGTGCCGGCGACGCGCTCGTGATGGCTCGGGTCGATGAAGTCCGGGCCGGTCTTCGCCGGCTGGACCGCGTATCCGGCGTCGTCGAGCGCCCGGATCGCTGCGAGCGTCGCGACGGTTTTGCCCACGCCGGAGGCGGTGCCGCCGAGGACGAACCCCCTCATCGCTCGGGCTCCGGAGCCTCGGATGTCGCTGTCCCCCCACCCGACGCGTCCTCTCCCGGCTCGCGGCCGGCGAGCAGGCGGTCGTACACGTCGACGATCCGCTCGCGGAGGTCGGCCATCGACGCCGCGGCCGACTCGTCGACGAGGCGAAGCGCCCCGCCCATGCCGACGCCCTCCTTCGCCTCGCCGGCGACGTACGCGTCCATCGCGGGGTGCTCGACCGCGTCGAATCCGGGGTCCGTGACGGTCAGGTCGACGCCCAGCGAATCGGTGAGCCCCGCGATCCCCGCGGAGTCGTCGGCGGCGACGAACGACGTGGTCGCGAGCGTCAGCGGGGCGTCGACGCCCGCGTGGCGGACCAGCGCCGCGGCCGCCGCGAGTTGCGTCCCGCCCGCCAGCGTCACCGTGGTACCGGACTCGACGGCGCCGACGGTCAGGCCGGCGACGGCCGCGAGCACGGGATCGCCGACGGCCGCGACCGCCCGAAGGGGGTCGCCCGCGGCGTCGCCGGGGGCGAGCCCGCTCTCGTCGAGCCCCTCGGCGACGACCCGCCGCTTCAAGTCGAGGGGGTTCTCCGGCAGCGACGACGACACCGACGGCTCCTCCCCGAGCGCCCGGAGGACGCCGAGGGCGGTCGTCGTCCCCCCGGGGATCGTCTCGCCGATCACGAGGCGGTCGTCGGGGAGCGCGGCCCCGAGTTCGCGCGCTCGTTCGTACGTCTCCTCGGCATCGGGAACCGCCGTGGGCTCTCGCACGTCCGCGCCGGGCCCGTTCCCCACGTCGATCGCTGGCGACCCGGTCCGACCCGCGATCCCGGCGTCGACGCAAACCACGTCGAACCCGAGCAGTTCCCGCGCGGCGCGCGTCGCCACCGCGGGGGTCGGACAGCCGCTCGGACTCACGGGGACGACCGGCGCGAGCGTCGGCTCGCCGTGGGTCACGATGTCCAGGTCCGCGCCGGGGGTGTGACGCATCAGCTCCGGGTCGGCGCCGGCGGCGCTGATCCCCGGAACATCCGCGGTCTCGGTCGTTCCGGCGACGAGGACGACTCTCACGTGCGCCCCGCCCCCGCGCTCCGGTGTGTCCTCGCCGCGCCCGGTCGGCGGCCGGTCGTCGATGACTGCTGCATGCCCGTACGAGACACGGCGCCCGGCATAACAATTGTGAGTGCGCTAGGACAAGTTCGCTTGACCGGGTCGCTACGGGTCCTCCTCGCGCAGCGCCGTCACCATCGGCGAGCCGACCGCGGGGTCGTCGTTGACGGCCGCGCGGACGCCGAACGCCTCCGCGAGCGCGTCGTCCGAGAGCACCTCGCGTGGGGTTCCGGACGCCCGGACTTCGCCGCCCGCGAGCAACACGAGCCGGTCGCACACCCGCGCAGCGAGGTTCAGGTCGTGGATCGCCGCGAGCGCGGCCTTGCCGTCGTCGACGGCCTCCCGGACGAGTTCGAGCGTCCGGATCTGGTGGTTGATGTCGAGGCTGGCGGTCGGCTCGTCCAGCAGGAGGCCGGGCGTCTCGGCGGCCAGCGCACGGGCGAACAGCACGCGCTGGCGCTCGCCGCCCGACAGCGTCGTCACCGACCGATCGGCGAACTCCGCCACCTCCGCGCGCTCCATCGCCCGGCGGACCGCCTCGCGGTCGGCCTCGGTGGTCGTCCCGAACCGAGAGACGTACGCGGTCCGGCCCATCTCGACGACCGATTCGACGGGGAACTCGAACGCCGTGTTCGTCTCCTGCGGGACCGTGGCGACGCGACGGGCCACCTCCCGTTGGGACAGTTCCCGGCGGTCGGTGCCGGCCAGCTCGACGGCGCCGCCGTCGATCCCGAGGGTGCCGTTGCACGCGGCGACGAGCGTCGTCTTGCCGGCGCCGTTGGGACCGACGAGGCCGACGAGTTCGCCCCGGTCGACCGACAGGGAGACGCCGTCGAGCACGCGCTCGCCCCCGCGTGAGACGACGAGGTCGCGGACGGCGATCATCGGGGGCTCGTTGTCGTGGTCTCGGTCCTGATCGCCGTGATCGCGGGCGTCCCGGCTCGCGTCGCCGTCGCGTGGGTCGTCGCCGGCGTCCTCGCGTCCGCTCACAGGTCGTACACCTCACGGGTGCGAAGCAGGTACAGGAAGAAGGGCGCGCCGGCGGCGGCCGTCACGATGCCGACGGGGAGCTCGGCGACGCCCGAGCGCGCGAACGTGTCAGCGGCGACGAGGAAGCTCCCGCCCGCGAGCGCGCTCGTCGGCAGCAGCACCCGGTGATCCGGCCCGACGACCAGCCGG
This genomic stretch from Halobaculum roseum harbors:
- a CDS encoding HAD family hydrolase, which encodes MGAGGAVDDGADRKRGDGTDREPGDGVAAVSFDLFGTLVDVEPPDDPAAAVADELRARGVAVPGDWADAYREAHLEYEDGVERPLHHHVAAALASRDPGREPRAFVDDAAVAVRAAFDRPVETRPGATEAVAALSEEHPVGVLSNCSVAGLVARSLARSAVNEAAFDAVVSSVACGRRKPDARAFETVADGLGVPVDRLVHVGDDPATDGGAVDAGARFVAVDEVSLRELPSVVARRWD
- a CDS encoding cobyrinic acid a,c-diamide synthase; amino-acid sequence: MRGFVLGGTASGVGKTVATLAAIRALDDAGYAVQPAKTGPDFIDPSHHERVAGTPSRTLDAWMQGEAGLRRNYHRGEGDLCVVEGVMGLYDGDGSSTAMVADLLDLPVVLVVDASAGMESVAATALGFREYAAHAGRDIEVAGVIAQRAHGGRHERGVREALPDAMAYLGRVPPNSDLEIPDRHLGLHMGEESPLPTEALDAAADHLDSEALAGLAREPPRPSERASRPPTGNRVAVADDAAFAFRYPATLERLRERAEVVTFAPTRGDALPDCDAVYLPGGYPELHAPALADSDALDDLADRAADGLPVLGECGGLMALSETLTTADGDTHEMAGVLPADVRMHDRYQALDHVELRARGDTLTAREGGTLRGHEFHYSSADVADDARFAFEVVRGDGIADGLDGLTEHRTLGTYAHVHPESGAFDAFLEAI
- the cobT gene encoding nicotinate mononucleotide-dependent phosphoribosyltransferase CobT gives rise to the protein MRVVLVAGTTETADVPGISAAGADPELMRHTPGADLDIVTHGEPTLAPVVPVSPSGCPTPAVATRAARELLGFDVVCVDAGIAGRTGSPAIDVGNGPGADVREPTAVPDAEETYERARELGAALPDDRLVIGETIPGGTTTALGVLRALGEEPSVSSSLPENPLDLKRRVVAEGLDESGLAPGDAAGDPLRAVAAVGDPVLAAVAGLTVGAVESGTTVTLAGGTQLAAAAALVRHAGVDAPLTLATTSFVAADDSAGIAGLTDSLGVDLTVTDPGFDAVEHPAMDAYVAGEAKEGVGMGGALRLVDESAAASMADLRERIVDVYDRLLAGREPGEDASGGGTATSEAPEPER
- a CDS encoding ABC transporter ATP-binding protein, translated to MSGREDAGDDPRDGDASRDARDHGDQDRDHDNEPPMIAVRDLVVSRGGERVLDGVSLSVDRGELVGLVGPNGAGKTTLVAACNGTLGIDGGAVELAGTDRRELSQREVARRVATVPQETNTAFEFPVESVVEMGRTAYVSRFGTTTEADREAVRRAMERAEVAEFADRSVTTLSGGERQRVLFARALAAETPGLLLDEPTASLDINHQIRTLELVREAVDDGKAALAAIHDLNLAARVCDRLVLLAGGEVRASGTPREVLSDDALAEAFGVRAAVNDDPAVGSPMVTALREEDP